A region from the Ichthyobacterium seriolicida genome encodes:
- the mnmG gene encoding tRNA uridine-5-carboxymethylaminomethyl(34) synthesis enzyme MnmG: MFNEYDVIVVGAGHAGSEAAAAAANLGAKTLLVTMSLQNIAQMSCNPAIGGIAKGQIVREIDALGGQTGIVTDKTMVQFRMLNRSKGPAMWSPRAQSDRMRFAEEWRSTLERTKNLDFYQEKVSELLIKNNRVEGVKTSLGIEIKSKSVILTNGTFLNGIIHIGQDNFGGGRMGESSSKGITKQLISLGFVHGRMKTGTPPRVDARSLDFSKMEEQKGDENPGKFSFTKTPELKEQKSCFITYTNKNVHEILKTGFSKSPMFTNKIDGVGPRYCPSVEDKINRFSERERHQIFVEPEGWNTVETYVNGFSTSLPKETQIEALKQIPGFEKVKIFRFGYAIEYDYFPPTQLLSTLETRITENLYFAGQINGTTGYEEAAAQGLMAGINAVKKIKDEAPFTLKRNEAYIGVLIDDLITKGTEEPYRMFTSRAEYRILLRQDNADLRLTKLGHEIGLASTKRLKELDEKFDKINKTISFIKNKSLEKDDINKLLKERESSPVNQKQKAASILSRPQINIDHMMGFCEINSFAEENNLNSEILEQVEIQIKYEGYIDREKQNAEKLDRLEDIKIPSHFEYDKLPSLSSEAKEKLMKTQPKTIAQASRISGVSPSDISILLVYMGR; encoded by the coding sequence ATGTTTAACGAATACGATGTAATAGTTGTAGGTGCTGGTCATGCAGGATCAGAGGCAGCTGCAGCTGCAGCAAATCTAGGGGCTAAAACCCTATTGGTTACTATGAGTCTTCAAAATATAGCTCAGATGTCTTGTAATCCAGCAATTGGAGGCATAGCAAAGGGACAAATAGTAAGAGAAATAGACGCCTTAGGAGGGCAGACGGGGATAGTAACAGACAAAACAATGGTACAGTTTAGAATGTTAAATAGATCTAAAGGGCCAGCTATGTGGAGCCCTAGAGCACAGTCAGACAGGATGCGTTTTGCAGAAGAATGGCGCTCAACTCTAGAGAGAACTAAAAACTTAGACTTTTATCAGGAAAAGGTTTCAGAGCTATTAATAAAAAATAATAGAGTAGAAGGTGTAAAAACTAGCTTAGGTATAGAGATAAAATCAAAATCTGTAATCCTCACTAACGGAACTTTTTTAAATGGAATTATACATATAGGACAAGACAATTTTGGGGGAGGTAGAATGGGGGAATCTTCATCTAAAGGAATAACTAAACAACTCATATCTCTGGGCTTTGTTCACGGAAGAATGAAAACGGGAACTCCTCCGAGAGTAGACGCTAGGTCTTTAGATTTCTCTAAGATGGAAGAGCAAAAAGGAGATGAAAACCCAGGAAAATTTTCTTTCACAAAGACTCCGGAGTTAAAAGAGCAAAAAAGTTGTTTTATAACTTATACGAATAAAAACGTACACGAAATACTAAAAACAGGTTTTTCTAAATCCCCTATGTTCACAAATAAAATAGACGGGGTAGGGCCTAGATATTGTCCTTCTGTAGAGGATAAAATAAATAGATTTTCCGAGAGAGAGAGACATCAAATATTCGTAGAGCCTGAAGGCTGGAATACTGTTGAAACCTATGTAAATGGCTTTTCCACCTCTTTGCCTAAGGAGACACAAATAGAAGCTCTAAAACAAATACCTGGTTTTGAAAAGGTAAAAATATTTAGATTTGGATATGCTATAGAATACGATTATTTCCCTCCCACTCAGCTTCTAAGCACCCTAGAGACGAGAATTACAGAAAACTTATACTTTGCTGGACAAATAAATGGGACTACTGGATATGAAGAAGCAGCGGCTCAAGGTTTGATGGCTGGAATTAATGCTGTTAAAAAGATAAAAGACGAAGCTCCCTTTACATTAAAACGAAATGAAGCTTATATTGGAGTTTTAATAGATGATCTGATAACAAAGGGCACAGAGGAGCCTTATAGAATGTTTACCTCTAGAGCAGAATACAGAATTCTGTTAAGACAAGATAATGCAGATTTAAGACTTACCAAATTAGGTCATGAAATAGGCTTAGCTTCTACAAAAAGACTAAAAGAATTAGATGAGAAATTTGACAAGATTAATAAAACTATATCATTTATTAAAAACAAAAGTCTAGAAAAAGATGATATTAATAAGTTATTAAAAGAGAGAGAGTCATCTCCAGTAAATCAAAAGCAAAAAGCGGCAAGTATCTTATCTAGACCTCAGATAAATATCGATCATATGATGGGATTCTGTGAAATCAACTCTTTTGCAGAAGAGAATAACCTAAACTCTGAAATATTAGAACAAGTTGAAATTCAAATTAAATACGAAGGTTATATAGACAGAGAAAAACAAAATGCTGAAAAACTAGACAGGCTAGAAGATATAAAAATACCTTCTCATTTCGAATATGATAAGCTGCCTTCTCTGTCTAGTGAAGCTAAAGAAAAGTTAATGAAAACACAACCTAAGACTATAGCTCAAGCATCTAGAATTAGTGGGGTATCCCCTTCAGACATAAGCATTCTTTTGGTTTACATGGGGCGCTAA
- the ybeY gene encoding rRNA maturation RNase YbeY: MINFFYQIKEFRLCDENIITKWINDIAKKEEKNIGEINYIFCNDEDLLKINLKYLNHDYYTDIISFDYSSENILSGDIFISIDRVKENMNTFNQSFNRELFRVISHGILHFIGYKDKEPKEKKLMREKEDFYIASEIISTYL; encoded by the coding sequence ATGATAAACTTTTTTTATCAAATAAAAGAATTTCGATTATGTGATGAAAACATTATCACTAAATGGATCAACGATATAGCAAAAAAGGAAGAAAAAAATATAGGAGAGATAAATTATATATTTTGTAATGATGAAGATTTGCTCAAAATAAACTTAAAATATCTAAATCACGATTATTATACTGATATAATTAGCTTTGACTACTCTTCTGAGAATATTTTATCAGGGGATATCTTTATAAGTATAGATAGAGTTAAGGAAAATATGAATACTTTTAATCAGAGTTTCAACAGAGAATTGTTTAGAGTCATTTCTCATGGAATATTACACTTTATAGGATATAAAGACAAAGAGCCTAAAGAAAAAAAACTGATGAGAGAAAAGGAGGATTTCTACATAGCAAGTGAGATTATTTCTACTTATCTGTAG
- a CDS encoding transposase: MNYFFHDRNTRQIILPVLRRGNSHSNKWYVSILRRIIMKIRESYPDMKIIIRSDSGFSCAAFYQLVDDFDLLYVTGIASNEVLKRKVSRSKNAVKKCI, from the coding sequence ATGAACTATTTTTTTCATGATAGAAACACCCGACAGATTATTCTTCCTGTACTCCGTCGAGGAAACAGTCATTCTAATAAATGGTATGTGAGTATTTTAAGGCGAATAATTATGAAAATACGTGAGAGTTACCCAGATATGAAAATAATTATTAGAAGTGATAGCGGCTTTAGCTGCGCCGCTTTTTACCAATTAGTAGATGATTTTGATTTACTATATGTGACAGGTATAGCGAGCAATGAAGTTTTAAAAAGAAAGGTATCTCGGTCAAAAAATGCTGTAAAAAAATGTATTTAA
- a CDS encoding transposase, with translation MSDLLIELRYLDHGEKHQHFISFRYKAKSWHKPQQCYSKVESTGLGMNIRHFSSNIPQKNAREIYFDFYVKRGDSSEDRIKEVKNMCFSDRLSNHSFLANFFRLMISSLAYEMFLLLKQKIKKTRFEVAKKWLISSNRTYLLKVGAMIKITKRRIYYQLSKFFVYKGLFREIITQ, from the coding sequence TTGAGTGATTTATTAATCGAACTCAGGTATTTAGATCATGGAGAGAAGCACCAACATTTTATCAGTTTCAGGTACAAAGCTAAGAGTTGGCACAAGCCTCAACAGTGCTATTCTAAAGTTGAGAGTACAGGATTAGGGATGAATATAAGGCATTTTTCTAGTAATATTCCCCAAAAGAATGCTAGAGAAATTTACTTTGACTTTTATGTTAAAAGAGGCGATTCAAGTGAAGATAGAATTAAAGAAGTTAAAAATATGTGTTTTTCTGATCGTTTGTCAAATCATAGTTTTCTTGCTAATTTTTTTCGACTTATGATAAGTAGTCTTGCCTATGAAATGTTTTTATTACTGAAACAGAAGATAAAGAAAACAAGATTTGAAGTAGCAAAAAAATGGTTAATCAGTTCAAATAGAACTTATCTTTTGAAGGTAGGAGCAATGATTAAAATTACCAAAAGGCGAATCTATTACCAGTTATCTAAATTTTTTGTTTACAAGGGTTTATTTCGGGAAATTATTACCCAGTAA
- a CDS encoding transposase has product MLEKLERDHKLIHYYSKFLPDTRDSRFITYTRKQQLKQRVYMIMLGYQDANDLSHLRHDPLFKDVLQGDLASQPTISKFENSFDKQAVFNFCNAWLYKYVSNLSGRKRIVIDVDSTDDPTYGSQQLSMFNSYYGQFMYNELFFS; this is encoded by the coding sequence ATGCTTGAAAAATTAGAACGAGATCATAAATTGATTCATTATTACAGTAAGTTTTTGCCTGATACTCGAGACTCTAGATTTATTACTTATACCAGAAAGCAACAGTTAAAGCAAAGGGTTTATATGATCATGTTAGGCTATCAAGACGCCAATGATCTTAGTCATTTACGGCATGATCCTTTATTTAAAGATGTTCTTCAAGGTGATTTGGCCTCTCAACCCACTATATCAAAATTTGAGAATAGCTTTGATAAACAGGCTGTTTTTAATTTTTGTAATGCGTGGTTATACAAATATGTTTCAAATTTATCTGGTCGCAAGAGAATAGTTATTGACGTAGATTCAACCGATGATCCAACTTATGGCAGTCAACAATTGTCAATGTTTAATAGTTATTATGGTCAATTCATGTACAATGAACTATTTTTTTCATGA